The Miscanthus floridulus cultivar M001 chromosome 17, ASM1932011v1, whole genome shotgun sequence genome has a window encoding:
- the LOC136519118 gene encoding pentatricopeptide repeat-containing protein At1g10270-like, with the protein MALYRRVLLLRRLAHLHPSPAPAICSSLPPPLLAGLLTPMGRRHLAFSSAEEAAAERRRRKRRLRIEPPMNTLRRGPPPPRDPNAPRLPDTTSALTGPRLSLHNRVQSLIRSGDLDGASVAARAAVSSRVRPTVFTCNAVAAAMVRAARHDDAVALFDFFFRRSNIVPNIVSYNTLILAHCEADRVDTAVQVYHDMLASAPFSPSAVTFRHLTKGLVAAGRIRDALDLLREMLDRGAGADSLVYNNLISGYIDLDDWGRAFELFNELAERCLVYDGVVHTTFMEGYWRQGKDKEAMDNYQSLLDRGFKMTPATCNVLLETLFKHGKHKEANDLWETMIDNHTPPSFIGINAESYNVMVNQCFREGKFQDAIEVFHRQPRKNVQMDVGCFNNIIGKLCENGMLAEAEKLFEEMEKKSVLPDVYTYTYLVDSCFKEGRVEDTMKYFYKMADGKQHGPKFNIGFFNRMFEGLTEAGRIDDALKVYGRMPDKEIKPNMTTFEILVKASCKEGDLDQARGLVMDMVRGSIVPPPEFRESVVNFFKKAGRQEEIEKAFEEKPMPTTQPRTEYQLRTAYHSRNAVGAGQVKQPGFSSAPAVEPEFVYSQPQQSTLSNTPNQQPEFGSSRSWNSGFGAPQVQPGYGAPQPVQAVAGSSQTPRPQFGASQGEPGYSNIGNQHGQFGSPQREPKFSNHPPQVGYGAQLPQSGYRFELQQEQAGFGNRVAQPAYVASSQPSYDTRWSSSGYGSTQGQLGYGGRGPQAQSHESQLPHHQGSFGMPYIQNNNGFYRQKPGYVPSDGLQGFDARHGDSETAASKDYQETTTSEDRQQLAFLKA; encoded by the exons ATGGCGCTCTACCGTCGTGTCCTGCTCCTCCGCCGCCTCGCCCACCTCCACCCCTCGCCCGCCCCCGCCATCTGCTCCTCACTACC tccgccactgcttgCGGGGCTCCTCACCCCCATGGGGCGCCGCCACTTGGCCTTCTCGTCCGCCGAGGAGGCCGCcgccgagcgccgccgccgcaagCGCCGCCTCCGCATCGAGCCTCCAATGAACACCCTCCGCCGCGGCCCGCCTCCTCCGCGGGACCCCAACGCGCCCCGCCTCCCAGACACCACCTCCGCGCTCACCGGCCCGCGCCTCAGCCTCCACAACCGCGTCCAGTCCCTCATCCGCTCGGGTGATCTAGACGGCGCCTCAGtcgccgcccgcgccgccgtctcCTCGCGCGTCCGGCCCACCGTCTTCACCTGCAACGCCGTGGCCGCGGCCATGGTCCGCGCCGCCCGccacgatgacgccgtcgccctCTTTGATTTCTTCTTCCGCCGCTCCAACATCGTCCCCAACATCGTCTCCTACAACACTCTCATCCTCGCACACTGCGAGGCCGACCGCGTCGACACCGCGGTGCAGGTCTACCACGACATGCTCGCGTCTGCGCCCTTCTCCCCCTCTGCCGTCACCTTCCGCCACCTCACCAAGGGTCTCGTCGCTGCTGGCCGCATCCGTGACGCCCTCGACCTCCTCCGCGAGATGCTCGACCGCGGCGCTGGCGCCGACTCCCTCGTCTACAACAACCTCATCTCTGGCTACATCGACCTCGACGACTGGGGCAGGGCCTTCGAGCTCTTTAACGAGCTCGCAGAGAGGTGCCTTGTCTACGACGGTGTTGTCCACACCACCTTCATGGAGGGCTACTGGAGGCAGGGCAAGGACAAGGAGGCCATGGACAACTACCAGTCCCTTCTTGATCGGGGCTTCAAGATGACGCCGGCCACCTGCAACGTCCTGCTTGAGACACTCTTCAAGCACGGCAAACACAAGGAGGCCAACGACCTATGGGAGACCATGATCGACAACCACACCCCGCCAAGCTTCATCGGCATCAACGCCGAGTCCTACAATGTCATGGTTAACCAGTGCTTCAGGGAGGGCAAGTTCCAGGACGCGATTGAGGTCTTCCACCGCCAGCCCAGGAAGAATGTCCAAATGGACGTCGGCTGCTTCAACAACATCATTGGCAAACTCTGTGAGAATGGCATGCTAGCTGAGGCAGAAAAGCTCTttgaggagatggagaagaagtcaGTCCTTCCAGATGTGTACACCTACACTTACCTTGTTGACTCATGCTTCAAGGAAGGCCGTGTGGAAGATACAATGAAATATTTCTACAAAATGGCAGATGGGAAGCAGCATGGGCCAAAGTTCAATATCGGTTTCTTCAACCGCATGTTTGAAGGGCTTACAGAAGCTGGCCGGATTGATGATGCCTTGAAGGTGTACGGGAGGATGCCtgacaaggagatcaaaccaaaCATGACCACTTTTGAAATCCTTGTCAAAGCCTCATGCAAAGAAGGGGACTTGGATCAAGCAAGGGGCCTAGTGATGGACATGGTAAGAGGTAGTATTGTGCCTCCTCCAGAGTTCCGTGAGTCTGTTGTTAATTTTTTCAAGAAAGCTGGTCGACAGGAAGAAATTGAGAAAGCTTTTGAAGAAAAACCTATGCCAACAACTCAGCCTAGGACAGAGTATCAGTTGAGGACTGCGTATCACTCTCGCAATGCAGTTGGTGCTGGTCAAGTAAAACAACCTGGCTTTAGCTCTGCTCCAGCAGTGGAACCTGAATTTGTTTACTCTCAGCCACAACAGTCAACACTTAGTAACACTCCAAATCAGCAGCCTGAGTTTGGCTCATCTCGTTCATGGAATTCAGGTTTTGGTGCTCCTCAAGTGCAGCCTGGATATGGTGCACCTCAGCCTGTACAGGCTGTAGCTGGTTCATCTCAGACACCCCGGCCACAGTTTGGTGCTTCTCAGGGTGAACCAGGATATAGCAACATAGGAAATCAGCATGGTCAGTTTGGTTCTCCCCAGAGAGAACCAAAATTTAGCAACCATCCACCACAAGTTGGGTATGGTGCCCAATTGCCTCAGTCAGGATATCGCTTTGAGCTCCAACAAGAACAGGCTGGATTTGGAAATCGAGTAGCACAACCTGCATATGTGGCTTCAAGCCAACCCTCATATGACACCCGCTGGAGCTCAAGTGGTTATGGATCAACCCAAGGGCAACTGGGATATGGTGGACGTGGTCCTCAAGCGCAGTCACATGAATCTCAGTTACCACATCACCAGGGAAGTTTTGGTATGCCATATATCCAAAATAACAATGGCTTTTATAGACAGAAACCTGGATACGTGCCATCTGATGGTCTGCAGGGATTTGATGCTCGCCATGGTGATTCTGAAACTGCTGCGTCTAAAGACTATCAAGAGACTACCACTTCTGAAGACCGGCAACAATTAGCATTTCTGAAAGCATGA